A window of Calliopsis andreniformis isolate RMS-2024a chromosome 3, iyCalAndr_principal, whole genome shotgun sequence contains these coding sequences:
- the LOC143177017 gene encoding protein HGH1 homolog isoform X2: MEPLQELIQYLNPNTRLDLKAIALEHVLSVTGTSEGRELLLKHPDLLTQLIVLTQDSSVAISKDAALALINITADEAGANAFLVISEMSKEPNEAKHDYNLIGVCIRCTMDKESILADPCCMILSNMTRSLHLVDRIITLIENTGYTWDSIVAAFTAKQYNNAGAKLHYLGPFFSNLSQSPRVRRYLLDKDRSVIQRLLPFTEYMDSIVRRGGIVGTLKNCCFDVDNHEWLLSPEVDILSYILLPLAGPEEFDDEDNDKLPISLQYLPETKEREPDLDIRIMLLETLTQLCATKKGREILREKNTYIILREYHKWEQDKNALLACEKVVDILIRGRNRFGQFKGCRSSLRIHRKIS; this comes from the exons ATGGAACCTCTTCAAGAACTGATTCAATATTTAAATCCAAATACTCGATTGGATTTAAAAGCTATCGCTTTAGAACATGTGCTCA gtgtaactggaaccagtgaagGACGAGAATTGTTGCTAAAGCATCCAGATTTATTAACACAGTTAATAGTTTTAACACAGGACTCCTCTGTAGCAATTTCTAAAGATGCAGCTCTAGCATTAATAAACATAACTGCAGATGAAGCAGGAGCCAATGCGTTTTTGGTTATTTCGGAAATGTCGAAAGAGCCTAATGAAGCAAAACATGATTACAATTTAATAGGTGTTTGTATTAG ATGTACAATGGACAAAGAAAGTATCTTAGCAGATCCTTGTTGCATGATCTTATCCAATATGACTAGATCATTGCATTTGGTGGATAGAATCATAACTCTAATTGAGAATACTGGGTACACATGGGATAGTATAGTAGCTGCGTTTACCGCAAAACAGTATAATAATGCTGGAGCTAAATTACATTATCTGGGTCCTTTTTTTAGTAATCTTAGTCAGTCTCCAAGAGTGAGAAG GTATTTATTGGACAAAGATCGCAGTGTTATTCAACGGTTACTTCCATTTACAGAATATATGGATAGTATAGTAAGACGTGGTGGCATTGTTGGCACTTTAAAAAATTGCTGCTTCGATGTTGATAATCATGAATGGTTATTGAGCCCTGAAGTAGACATTTTGTCGTACATTTTGTTACCATTGGCTGGACCAGAAGAATTTGACGATGAAGATAATGATAAGTTACCCATCAGCTTGCAATATTTGCCAGAAACCAAAGAACGAGAACCAGATTTAGATATTAG GATTATGTTATTAGAAACTTTAACTCAACTCTGTGCAACTAAGAAGGGAAGAGAAATATTAAGAGAGAAAAATACTTATATAATACTTAGAGAGTATCACAAGTGGGAACAAGATAAGAATGCCTTGTTAGCTTGTGAAAAAGTTGtagatattttaattag aggaagaAATAGGTTTGGACAATTTAAAGGATGTAGAAGTTCCCTCAGAATACAcagaaaaatttcataa
- the LOC143177018 gene encoding coiled-coil domain-containing protein 86, translating into MTTDEKITRAEDILKETNISSDTSDPNKKSEKVKNKKEKSFEQQIPKGKPKSGRIWKEQKKRFSSIVKTRGIHSSFEKKQKLKEDLKRVKEMSKAIKEQKQAEKEAKKQRRIANLKRAEENRKKSEIVQVITNTAKLKKIKKKHLRMIEKRDTLNLKNR; encoded by the exons atgacaactgatgagAAAATTACAAGAGCAGAGGATATCCTCAAAGAAACGAACATTAGCTCTGATACAAGTGACCCAAATAAGAAATCAGAGAAGGTTAAAAATAAGAAGGAAAAGTCATTTGAGCAACAAATACCAAAAGGTAAACCAAAATCTGGAAGAATATGGAAGGAGCAGAAGAAACG ATTCTCATCTATTGTGAAAACACGTGGCATACATTCATCATTTGAGAAAAAACAGAAACTAAAGGAAGATCTAAAACGCGTTAAAGAAATGTCAAAGGCAAttaaggaacaaaaacaagcaGAGAAGGAAGCTAAGAAACAGAGGCGGATTGCAAATTTGAAACGTGCTGAAGAGAACCGTAAGAAGAGTGAAATTGTCCAAGTT ATTACAAATACTGCAAAATTAAAGAAGATCAAGAAGAAACATCTCAGAATGATAGAAAAAAGGGATACATTAAACTTGAAAAATAGATAA
- the LOC143177015 gene encoding uncharacterized protein LOC143177015 — MSCVGMSRYGDGFRLAGPASECSLRSKARIDALFEDSRSIYGSTMGGWYGSVSTMNSNHVEEVGTDEQKRVNSAVQARIEAMFASVEAESGTPGECAAAILPVKYMGAAPVGGRVASVRGLQEPLRQLLERVEYSVRAELEISRCGLTFRTSEVCEKNNPFRRIAVWSALRLRCKRTPSGELHHAFLPLVGDHDQSQAAEDKHADLYRTMRGLKITVENYPPIFAVVMRRPGATRLLECHAFACETEEDAVAAAATLYRALLADLDATRRRPRHTNGVGCMSLASIASSVREPSPTSRISSRINLLQSEQSLPLPSQPIRPPRTKKNSISSSITEEESGKLVEVQKIPRRKKKNSDIKAEDILEARGRKQEPNPKGKVSPIVQNLSSVQKSSDLRLSNEEERQNTKNKLYGSKKDLSSPEKIKVDYSMNTTEKIYDIGTNGFYERVLNKYEKLPVRSSIEKENNSRNQYSSRDIIDFKKKDHDKNHGSYDLNSSGDVSKRQEIYCLRSEPLIYDRVEKPSYKSEENSIYERTSKRNSKERLYEDHFKNADKIYSLAQEDIYDGRNSKLDRSKIKSSQEDIFFSKSMRDDAYQLSRENSRDSVPTEGRRSREQEKVSPGKRLSRVVTMDKPLKKQLSDSSSNLNLPEYSQPKVRKRSRAGSEPPVSRSEDTMKVLQESRLKRSQSDVDVDRGDLMTRVELPRRGSFLNPGSARRPNSIKGGTPLGFTELFDEFRNQEGLTSVDDILATIIDPEGMSFNDLKPLYKEFLLKLAATLTQDELYQRSASIMRKRRRPQRRRSSRRSCLLGKAIKRSVSRLKGGPTEFTSVIFPARRLNDSFGSSSSCDARNNHRNRVLANRLGKRRSSWRTNKAGGCHTTSEDSDTCRRLNRHAGATANRSSSGYVSCSECSYDSESCTCVSADKCYCSLSRRIPAQPHVVSNTVMCACDTDSCSESNKCYCARQPIQPTILEQLRQRGIVPCESTLSRGGSLERVRGTKSNRSRTPSQSLDVLKKQSSSSYSSSNNLALDYDLFNPGRKSQQSSDSEKVLVVSARDTQGRLIYVGAERDKKCLSHCSSRSGAHHEALSIKKSAEIAAVFGSDSNKISRRASNASSIRSSISLETGLGYLP; from the exons ATGTCCTGCGTAGGAATGTCCCGCTATGGAGATGGATTTCGATTGGCTGGACCTGCATCGGAATGCTCCCTCAGGAGCAAAGCTCGAATCGACGCCctgtttgaagattccag ATCAATTTACGGGTCTACTATGGGTGGCTGGTATGGAAGCGTTTCCACCATGAACTCGAACCACGTAGAGGAAGTCGGAACAGACGAGCAAAAGAGGGTGAACAGCGCTGTCCAGGCGCGAATCGAGGCAATGTTCGCCTCCGTGGAAGCTGAAAGCGGAACACCTGGAGAATGCGCCGCCGCGATTTTACCG GTGAAGTATATGGGAGCAGCGCCGGTTGGTGGTCGCGTTGCAAGTGTCCGCGGCCTTCAAGAGCCTCTTCGCCAACTCTTGGAGCGCGTGGAGTACTCGGTGAGAGCGGAACTCGAGATCTCAAGGTGCGGACTGACATTTCGCACGTCGGAGGTTTGCGAGAAGAACAACCCCTTTCGTAGAATCGCGGTTTGGAGCGCGCTGAGGCTGCGATGCAAGAGAACGCCGTCTGGCGAGTTGCATCACGCTTTCTTGCCGCTGGTTGGCGATCATGATCAGAGTCAGGCCGCTGAAGATAAGCACGCGGATCTGTACAG AACAATGCGGGGTTTAAAAATCACTGTAGAAAACTATCCACCGATATTCGCAGTGGTAATGCGACGACCTGGAGCTACTAGACTACTGGAATGCCATGCGTTTGCATGTGAAACAGAGgaggatgctgtggctgctgcaGCTACCCTCTACAGAGCTCTACTCGCTGATCTGGATGCTACTCGACGTCGCCCAAGGCATACAAATGGTGTTGGCTGCATGAGTTTGGCGTCTATTGCATCCAGCGTTCGAGAACCTAGTCCAACCAGTAGAATCAGTAGTAGAATAAACCTACTACAGTCAGAGCAGTCACTGCCACTGCCTTCGCAGCCGATAAGGCCTCCACGGACGAAGAAAAATTCAATCTCTAGCTCAATCACAGAAGAAGAGAGTGGAAAATTGGTCGAGGTGCAGAAAATACCCAGGAGGAAAAAGAAGAACTCTGATATAAAAGCGGAGGACATTTTGGAGGCACGAGGAAGGAAGCAAGAACCAAATCCAAAGGGAAAGGTGAGTCCAATAGTTCAGAATTTGAGCTCTGTGCAAAAGAGCTCTGATTTGAGACTATCTAATGAGGAAGAACGACAGAATACGAAGAACAAGTTATATGGAAGTAAAAAGGACCTAAGCAGCCCGGAGAAGATAAAGGTAGATTATTCTATGAATACAACAGAGAAGATCTATGACATTGGTACTAATGGTTTTTATGAAAGAGTTCTTAATAAATACGAAAAACTTCCGGTGAGATCGTCGATTGAAAAAGAGAATAATTCACGAAATCAGTATTCTTCAAGGGATATAATTGATTTCAAGAAAAAAGATCACGACAAGAACCATGGGTCATATGACTTAAATTCTTCAGGAGATGTTTCAAAAAGGCAAGAAATCTATTGTCTTAGGTCTGAGCCTTTGATATACGACAGAGTTGAGAAGCCTAGTTACAAAAGTGAAGAGAACTCAATATACGAACGGACTAGCAAAAGAAATAGCAAGGAGAGACTCTATGAAGACCACTTTAAAAATGCAGATAAAATTTACAGTCTTGCCCAGGAAGACATCTACGATGGTAGAAACAGTAAGCTTGATCGAAGTAAAATAAAGAGTTCCCAAGAAGACATATTCTTTAGTAAATCTATGAGAGATGACGCTTACCAACTGAGTCGTGAGAACTCTAGAGACTCTGTACCTACAGAAGGAAGACGTTCAAGAGAACAGGAGAAAGTTTCACCTGGAAAAAGATTAAGCAGGGTAGTTACCATGGACAAACCATTAAAAAAGCAATTAAGCGATTCTTCGTCGAACCTAAATTTACCAGAGTACAGCCAACCGAAAGTTAGGAAGAGAAGCAGGGCTGGCAGCGAGCCTCCTGTTAGTCGATCCGAGGATACCATGAAGGTACTCCAAGAAAGTAGATTGAAAAGATCTCAGAGTGACGTAGACGTAGACAGAGGGGACTTGATGACTAGAGTGGAATTACCTCGAAGGGGCAGTTTTCTCAATCCTGGAAGTGCCAGAAGACCTAATAGTATCAAAGGTGGAACACCTTTGGGATTCACAGAACTGTTCGACGAGTTCAGGAACCAGGAAGGCCTAACCAGCGTTGATGACATCTTAGCCACTATTATTG aTCCCGAAGGGATGTCATTCAACGACTTGAAACCTCTAtacaaagaatttttattaaaattggcaGCAACACTGACGCAGGATGAACTTTACCAGAGATCAGCTAGCATAATGAGGAAACGTCGAAGACCACAACGAAGGCGATCGAGTCGTCGATCTTGTCTCCTAGGCAAAGCCATTAAGAGATCAGTATCGAGATTAAAGGGTGGACCAACAGAATTCACATCCGTAATTTTCCCAGCAAGGAGATTGAATGACAGTTTTGGCAGTAGTTCTTCGTGTGACGCTAGGAACAACCACAGGAACCGAGTGTTGGCTAACAGATTAGGGAAAAGGAGATCTTCTTGGCGGACGAATAAAGCTGGAGGTTGTCATACCACTTCGGAAGACAGTGACACAT GTAGACGATTAAACCGACATGCAGGAGCGACTGCAAACCGGAGCAGCAGTGGCTACGTGAGCTGTAGCGAGTGCAGCTACGATTCTGAGTCTTGCACCTGCGTCTCAGCAGATAAATGTTATTGTTCGCTATCCAGAAGGATCCCAGCACAACCGCATGTTGTATCAAATACGGTGATGTGCGCTTGCGACACAGACAGCTGCTCTGAAAGCAATAAGTGTTACTGTGCACGACAACCTATTCAGCCAACGATACTCGAGCAACTTAGACAGAGAGGTATAGTACCTTGTGAGAGTACTTTGAGCAGAGGAGGAAGTCTGGAGAGAGTACGGGGAACGAAAAGTAACAGGAGTCGGACACCCTCCCAAAGTTTGGATGTACTCAAG aAGCAGTCATCTTCAAGCTATAGCAGTTCGAATAATCTCGCTTTAGATTACGATCTCTTCAATCCAGGAAGAAAATCTCAGCAGTCTTCTGATAGCGAGAAGGTGCTAGTCGTTAGTGCCAGGGATACTCAGGGTCGTTTGATTTACGTTGGCGCGGAAAGAGATAAGAAGTGTCTATCTCACTGCTCTAGTAGATCTGGAGCCCATCACGAGGCTCTATCCATTAAAAAGAGCGCGGAGATTGCGGCTGTTTTTGGGTCTGACTCAAACAAAATTAGTAGACGAGCCAGTAACGCGTCCAGCATAAGGAGTTCCATTAGCTTAGAAACTGGTTTAGGGTATCTGCCGTGA
- the LOC143177017 gene encoding protein HGH1 homolog isoform X1: MEPLQELIQYLNPNTRLDLKAIALEHVLSVTGTSEGRELLLKHPDLLTQLIVLTQDSSVAISKDAALALINITADEAGANAFLVISEMSKEPNEAKHDYNLIGVCIRCTMDKESILADPCCMILSNMTRSLHLVDRIITLIENTGYTWDSIVAAFTAKQYNNAGAKLHYLGPFFSNLSQSPRVRRYLLDKDRSVIQRLLPFTEYMDSIVRRGGIVGTLKNCCFDVDNHEWLLSPEVDILSYILLPLAGPEEFDDEDNDKLPISLQYLPETKEREPDLDIRIMLLETLTQLCATKKGREILREKNTYIILREYHKWEQDKNALLACEKVVDILIRTEEEIGLDNLKDVEVPSEYTEKFHKMDQEFINSI; this comes from the exons ATGGAACCTCTTCAAGAACTGATTCAATATTTAAATCCAAATACTCGATTGGATTTAAAAGCTATCGCTTTAGAACATGTGCTCA gtgtaactggaaccagtgaagGACGAGAATTGTTGCTAAAGCATCCAGATTTATTAACACAGTTAATAGTTTTAACACAGGACTCCTCTGTAGCAATTTCTAAAGATGCAGCTCTAGCATTAATAAACATAACTGCAGATGAAGCAGGAGCCAATGCGTTTTTGGTTATTTCGGAAATGTCGAAAGAGCCTAATGAAGCAAAACATGATTACAATTTAATAGGTGTTTGTATTAG ATGTACAATGGACAAAGAAAGTATCTTAGCAGATCCTTGTTGCATGATCTTATCCAATATGACTAGATCATTGCATTTGGTGGATAGAATCATAACTCTAATTGAGAATACTGGGTACACATGGGATAGTATAGTAGCTGCGTTTACCGCAAAACAGTATAATAATGCTGGAGCTAAATTACATTATCTGGGTCCTTTTTTTAGTAATCTTAGTCAGTCTCCAAGAGTGAGAAG GTATTTATTGGACAAAGATCGCAGTGTTATTCAACGGTTACTTCCATTTACAGAATATATGGATAGTATAGTAAGACGTGGTGGCATTGTTGGCACTTTAAAAAATTGCTGCTTCGATGTTGATAATCATGAATGGTTATTGAGCCCTGAAGTAGACATTTTGTCGTACATTTTGTTACCATTGGCTGGACCAGAAGAATTTGACGATGAAGATAATGATAAGTTACCCATCAGCTTGCAATATTTGCCAGAAACCAAAGAACGAGAACCAGATTTAGATATTAG GATTATGTTATTAGAAACTTTAACTCAACTCTGTGCAACTAAGAAGGGAAGAGAAATATTAAGAGAGAAAAATACTTATATAATACTTAGAGAGTATCACAAGTGGGAACAAGATAAGAATGCCTTGTTAGCTTGTGAAAAAGTTGtagatattttaattag gacagaggaagaAATAGGTTTGGACAATTTAAAGGATGTAGAAGTTCCCTCAGAATACAcagaaaaatttcataaaatggaTCAAGAATTTATTAATAGTATATGA